In Anas platyrhynchos isolate ZD024472 breed Pekin duck chromosome 19, IASCAAS_PekinDuck_T2T, whole genome shotgun sequence, the genomic window gggagcGCAGGGCAGGCTTTGCTCCCTGCAGAGGCTGCTGTTTTTCAGCCTTGGTGGCTGTGCGGGCAGCCAGGCGTGGGGCTTTTTGTGAACCTGAGCAACGCACCAGCCGCTCACGGGGCTGTTTCGCTGGTTTAGGGCACATCAGAGCTCAAGGAGGCTGAATATTGAGGCTTTCCCACTCCTCCGTGCACCTCCTCCCCGTGCCTCGGCGGCCTTTCCCtcaggaggaggcagcaggcggcggggccgggaccccccccccaggggccGTGCGCGTGCCCGCGCCGCCGCCtcaggggccggggccgcgcgAGGTGAGCTGAGGCGAGGCGCGAggcagggggcggggcggggcgcggccgTTGCGGCGGTTCCAGGCTCGCCGCGCCCCGCCATTGGCCCAAAGTAGGTCAGGCCGCGCGCTCACGTGACGGCCTCGCGCGCCTAACGGCCCCCTccctccgctccccccccctcccgcacCGCCGCGTGAGGGGGGCGGCCGCtgagggcagggctgtggggaggcgGCACCGCACGTGCCCGTTTGTGGGACTCCCTGCTGAGGAAAAATacggaaaaaaaagcaaaaaacacacaaaaaacaaagcctGCATCAGCTGCTGCGCTGCCGCTGAGGTCCCTgtgtgccccccagccctgcttgaGTGCCTGAGGCACTGGTATCGGGTCCTGGTGTGGAGGTGGAAGGACGCCCCCCATGTGGCAGTGTTGGCAGCTTTAGTGGTCTCTTCAAATTTTCTCTGCTacagaataaattaaattaaaaaaaaaactctgaaagCGATATATTAACTTACATGTATGCAGTTCGAAAAATTCAATCTTCGCACCATGCATCCTATCACGTTTCTGTGATGGAAACACCAAGGGCACGATCATAAGCCTTGGCTGAGGGTTTTTGGTTTTCCAGTTGGTGACCAGTCAAGGTGCCTTCTATACAAAACTAAATGGCAGTCACGGTCCTTCAAAAGCCATAAACTTGCTCTGCGCGAGCACTAAGAATACACCAAACTGTACTTTTAGCAGGTTGGAAAATGTAGAAGTCCAGTTAGCGTGCAGTTAGCTGGGTCAGGGTTGTGTTGGCCTGACCCGGGGTGTGGTGCGAGGGGTCGGCCAGGGGCCAAAATAGCACAAATGAGCAGTGGGCCCCTCAAGAAGGTGCAGCCATCAGTCACCAACGGGCAGGTACCTGCCCACAGTCTGCTTGGAGTCCTGTGAATTGAGGCTGGTTGGAACGAAACCTGCCTGTGTGGCAAGACTGGAGTTAAATCGCTGCTCCTGTTGCAGTGCGAAATTGAAGAGCACAGTTCCAGCACCGCCAGTACTTGGGTacttttctcagtttttctgGCTGGTCCATGTATTGGAAAGTGTTGTTACAGCTTCCTCAGCCAGGAAATTCCCAGCTCCTGCACGGTCTGTAATTGTGTTTGGTCCTCAGCATGTCTTGTTGCTTCTTGTTGTTCTGTGCCTGCGCAGATCTAAACATAGTTTATCCTGTTCAGTGCCAAGTGGTAAACAGTACGGTTTTCATGTCATTCGATTTCATTGAAAATGCTGCTAGTttggatatattttttctgaaatgtcagTTACATTGATAGCCGTAAAAACTTCAGTAATTCTGCCCAAGCTGAGCTTTCATTACATCCCTAGCTAATCTTGCTTGTTACTGGCATTACCCAATATCCCTATTACCTTTACGTCTTCTATTTCTGTTTACTCTTCTTTGTTGCCTACCAAATCTCCtaaacctatttttttctttctactgcaCAAAAAAGCATTGTGCACCGTGTCTCCACACGCCTTGCCAATCGTTGCTCTCTTTACATCCCTCGCGCTGTACTTTTGTAATTAGTGGTTCTCAGTAACCAGCAATTTGGCCATCTGGGGCACCGCCGGTATGTGTACAATCACTTAATAACCCCCTGCTCGTTTTCCTGCCCAGGTACCACACACATTGCTGTGCTGTCACCCCGTTCTCGCTCTCTGTGTCATGTGGAAAGCTCCTCCACAGCCGGTGCCCACCCCGGCTGCGGGCCAACACCATTTTCCTCCCCTGCTGCCGGCGAGGGAGCTCTGTGGGGCCTCCGGTGGGAGGCTGGGGGTCTAATATCCCTGCAGGGAGGCCGCGGAGGCCCGAGCTGACGGACCAGTCtgcggccgggggctgccctaACGGGggtgccgccgccgctcccctcagcgccgcgCGGGGCCGGCCGTTGGGAGGCCGCGAAACCGTTACCATGGCaaccgccccgccccgccgcgtgccgctgtgggaaggggaggggctACACCCACCAAGGGGCGTGGCCACGGAGAGGGGGCGTGGCCATACCAAGGGGGAGGGACCACCAGGAGGGGGCGGGTCCATTGAAGCGGGGCGTGGCCTCCCGCCCGTCCCCCCGCACCAATGGCGAGGCCGCGGCGCGCCTGACGTCAGCGGCGGCAGCGCCTGCACATGGGCGCGCGGCCGGGGCGCGCGGCGCagagcgggcggcgggcgggcggcaggAGGGCGGCAGGGAGGGCGCTGCGCGGCGGAGGCGCCTCTCCCGCTCCCCTGCTCCGGCGGCCTGCAGGCGCCCCGAGGCCCGGCCAGGCtcggctctgccctgccctgcccggctccccccctccccgctcccgtCCAGCAGCCGCTCCGCCAGCCGAAGGGGAAGGAgcctccgccgccgccccgaGGCAGAGCCCACCATGTCGCGGCCGCTCCCGCTGACGCCCCCGTTCCTGCCTCCCACCTACGGGGTGCTCAAGTCCCTGCTGGAAAACCCGCTCAAGCTGCCGCTCGCTCACGATGACGGTGAGGCTTCCCCCGGCAGCCCCgacccccctcccttcccccccgcCCCGAAATGGCGGCCCCCGCCCCGATATCGCCGGGTTTATCCTCATTTTGTGCTGCCCCCCCCGGCGGTGAGGTAACGGGCCGCTCGTGGTGAGGGCCCGAGGCCCCGTGCTGCTCGCCGAGCCCCTGTGAGGGCTGCCCGGGGCTGCAGGCGGCGGTCCGGGGGGTGCCGAGGCACAGCGGGGGGCAGGAGGCTTTAGCTGTTTAAAACCTTGCAAATATTTGGGAGAAACCCCCAGTTTCCCTTAAAACCGTTTGTTGGAATCACTGGGTGTTGTGGGAATAGGTAGGAAACGggattttaacttttatttatgcTTTCGTGCTACCCTTGAATTTTTCTCTGCATGTCAGAATCCCTCTTCTgtcaggctttaaaaaaaaaggctgtcaGGCTTAATATAGTGATGTTAAAACATTAGTAAGATTAACATCACCATAATTTATCTgaataatacattattttataatttactgCATAGTATGAGGCAGGCAAAGCAAGCAAAACACTAATTTGACGGCTACTTTGCTTGTGTAAGGACTAGCAAGGCTAGgaccttaattattttttttcaagtgtgaCAAGATAATAAATACCTGAAGTTGAGGTCAAGACAATTCCTTTTCAGCAGAATATAGCAATATCTTCCAGCTTGTTTTAGCTCAAATGCTTGCTTTTAAGTCCATTAGTATTTATTGAAGCTGACGTTCAAATCCATGCACGCAGTGGAATTGTTAACTAAAAGCAGGGGGAAGGTTGGATCCTGCAGAGGTGCTCAGTTGATGTGACTTCTCTTCTAACCAGAGGAAATCAAGGGAGTTATTTTTGTAAAGCAGGTATTCCTTTTCTATGTTTCCTGAGAGTGCAGGGAAAATAAGTAGAAGCAGTGATATTTCAATTACTCAGCtcttatatatttattatgtgttttgtttaagcatttggtaaagaaaaagacaaagagaagaaattagATGATGACAGCACCAGTACCACAGTCCCTCAGTCAGCTTTCTTGGGCCCAACATTATGGGACAAGACACTGCCATATGACGGAGACACTTTCCAGTTGGAATACATGGACCTGGAAGAATTCCTCTCAGAAAATGGCATTCCACCCAGCCCAAACCAGCACGAGCATAGCCCACACCAGCCAGGTCTCCAGCAAGCTACCTCAGCATCACCTTCTGTCATGGACCTCAGCAGCAGGGCTTCTACTTCAGTCCATCCAGGCATGGTGTCGCAGAACTGCATGCAGAGCCCGGTCAGACCAGGTAAATCAGCCCTAAGACCTTCCTATGGATTTTGGCGTGAGCCTTTCTCCCCACTGTAAATCATTACTTCTCACTGTACAGTTGGCAGGCAGTTTAGAGAGGGCCAATATGGTTCATTTGCATGCAAAAAAAAGCCCCACTCTAGATACTGTTAAGTTGCTCCACAGGGATTTTTGGTTAAATTATGTCAGGAAGCTGCAGGAATTCCAAGGAAACTCCTGTCACCTTTTCTTCATTGGTAGCCTAGCTGTTGGCAAGCAAAAAATAACACAAGCAGAATAGTAATGCGTAAATGCCGTGGTGTTAAATAAACAGGGAGGACCATGAAAGTGAGCGTTCCTTTTCTTGACTAGTATTTGATGCAAGAGCATAGGAGACTTAGCGTGAGTAATTATTTTGAAGATGAAATTTAAAGACGGTGCTTCCTGTTTGGAATTTTGGCTGCAACCTTATTCTGTACTGGACACAGTAAAATTTGCCACAGTATGTGGGGCAGGAACTACGTTTTTAACTGCATTATAATCTTAGGTAGTGCAGAATAAACTTAAATGTAACTCTGACCACTATAGATAAATTACCTCTACAGTTACCTTAAGCTATGGGAAAATAAGGCATCATGGAGTCAAGTTCTGATCATAATGCGTGTTTCAAACCCGTTTGGTATCAGTGGAAGTGTTCTATTTGTTTGTTAACACTTTAAATCATCCCTTGAGAAGCAAGCACAAATCTAGAATAACTGCTATGGCTTGACACCAGCATGGCTGAGATCGTGGTTTGGGGAGTTTTGTTAGCATGAGTTTGGAAAACATggagctttgctttttttattaaaaaaataaaaaagtgtaagGGTGAGTTATTGTGCTCTTCTGCTCACACAAGGTTTGCTAGAGCAAAGTGTGCTCTTGGGAGCAGGAAACCACTCCTCTCTCTTCTGCTTGATCGCTTGCCATGCTCAGTGTGCGAAGTCATTGTCAGAATCATCTGATAAggaggcaaaataaataaatagaaggacAAAAGTTGTGGAGCAGGATGAAGTGGAAAAGTCTTAAAATCTACAACATTCctttctcattaaaaagaaataaaataccccgcaaaaccccccaaacctgTCAACAGACTCCTTGGCCCCACGTCAGATGTGTGTTTAGTCGTGGATTTCATTTACTCACATTTTGTGGATTTTACTTTTTGTATTTCAATTTCAAGGCATTTCATAGTTAACCAGTAACTCATAAGGGTTCACAAAGTTGAAATATATTTGGAGTTGGCAAGAGtggaatacttaaaaaaaaaaaaaaaaaaaaaaaaaaaaaaaaaaaacctacccTGATTTTCCCAAGCCAGTTCTTATAAATAGTGCGGGTATGCTACCCCATTTTCTGTCACTTCTGcacacaaaattaaaagcagataaTCCGTCCTCATTCTTTTTTTAAGGGAGGCTGGTTTTGTGCCAGGCTTTTAATGATCACCTGTCAGAATTTATTTGTAATCAGCTGCCTGCATGACTTGCTGTCATTTCATTGATTTTTGGGTTTTTCCCTGAGCTGTGTACAGCTGGGGGTTACAAACTTTTCTCACTAAAACTGTATGCTTATGTCTGGCTGTAAAAGGAGTTGGGTCTCTTGGGGTAGGATAAAGCACCTTAGTCTgaaggaattttttttctctatgccACCTTGTCCTAAGAATAATAGGTTTGGattatactctttttttttttttttttgaaaggaggGTGAGCTCCATTCCATTTCTtaagtttttttcccctgttacAGATAGGTACTATGACTTAATTAACAGTAGTCTGGTTTATTGTCAgattaatggatttttttgtgCTGTCATAAAAATCTGACATTCTTCTTTTGTAGGGATCATCGTGCATTTTAGCATTTGAGCGATCTTTAAAATACAcagtattaaaaacatttctagtgaaaataaaaatgatcatTTAAAGTCGTCATAAAAGTGCTGAGGCAAATGTGCTGCTTTGAAATATTAAAGTCAGTCTGGAGCtaaatgttaaaattattaTAGTGGAGCCTTTTGGTTAATAAATCCTATAAGACCTTTAAAGACTCTTTTAAAACTGTCATGAAGTAAGGTTTTTTAATTGGTGTGAGTTACTGTTTCAATATATGTGGCTGTTGTGATTTGTATTATTGTAATAAACTCAAGACAAATAGTATGAAGTACAcaatttcaataaaaattaattccacgtgattgtattatttttaggaAGACTGAATTTTCTAGGTGATACTAgttcttaaaatgttttgtctccACTGATctttatcttaattttttgaTGGCCTGTTTGAGTATATGATGTGGACTCGGGCTGAAGCAAGAGTCAAATGTTGTGCTTCTCGCATCCCTACTTGAAATGACTCCACAGAATTTAACATCAGTATATCACATGTAGCTGGCCAAAAATCTGAGACTTGCATAGGCTGCGTACAGGGAAGGACGTGTACATGAGTGTGGATACCAAACATGTCTCCCATGTGTGCGTGGTGTATCTCAGACAGAGGTCTACACAGAAGTGACATAAGATGATTTAATTTTGTGCACATGTTGAAGGGCAAGCCTTACCTGTCTTTAGAAACCAGTGGTGTCACCTAGATGTGTGTTTTATACCACCTCTGGAAGAGATCTGAGAATTTGCATTGCCTTTCAGTGAGAACTGGGGTCAGGCTCAGCAAAGCTGGACTGACCATGGCTCTAAACATAATATTACAAGATCCTTGTGGATCCTTGTGGATCTTGTAATAGTGGAAAACTAATAAaacccaaaacaacaacaaatggtTCCTTATAAATTTGAGTTCCTTATTTCCAGCTTGCATTGTCTGGTTATTAGAAAAATGTGTAGTCTCACCAGTTTGTTATGTGAACTATAGCAAATAACAAAGTAAGCACCCGCTTTCTTGTAAATTTCT contains:
- the HLF gene encoding hepatic leukemia factor isoform X1 — encoded protein: MSRPLPLTPPFLPPTYGVLKSLLENPLKLPLAHDDAFGKEKDKEKKLDDDSTSTTVPQSAFLGPTLWDKTLPYDGDTFQLEYMDLEEFLSENGIPPSPNQHEHSPHQPGLQQATSASPSVMDLSSRASTSVHPGMVSQNCMQSPVRPGQILPTNRNTPSPIDPETIQVPVGYEPDPADLALSSIPGQEMFDPRKRKFSEEELKPQPMIKKARKVFIPDDLKQDDKYWARRRKNNMAAKRSRDARRLKENQIAIRASFLEKENSALRQEVADLRKELGKCKNVLAKYEARHGPL
- the HLF gene encoding hepatic leukemia factor isoform X2 codes for the protein MSRPLPLTPPFLPPTYGVLKSLLENPLKLPLAHDDAFGKEKDKEKKLDDDSTSTTVPQSAFLGPTLWDKTLPYDGDTFQLEYMDLEEFLSENGIPPSPNQHEHSPHQPGLQQATSASPSVMDLSSRASTSVHPGMVSQNCMQSPVRPGQILPTNRNTPSPIDPETIQVPVGYEPDPADLALSSIPGQEMFDPRKRKFSEEELKPQPMIKKARKVFIPDDLKDDKYWARRRKNNMAAKRSRDARRLKENQIAIRASFLEKENSALRQEVADLRKELGKCKNVLAKYEARHGPL